One window from the genome of Microbulbifer sp. ALW1 encodes:
- the birA gene encoding bifunctional biotin--[acetyl-CoA-carboxylase] ligase/biotin operon repressor BirA, which yields MNLVPRNPVNPVTGTVEPLRPLLNLLADGEVHSGESLGEALGVSRAAVWKQLQKLEPLGLQVESVKGRGYRLPGGLDLLAESDIRRHLAGDTGGLLSQIQIFDQVDSTNARLLSALDAGSGHGLVMLAEQQTAGRGRRGRSWESPFASGISISIGWQFSGGVQLLEGLSLAVGVALVRALAKFDVPDLRLKWPNDVWCRGRKLAGVLLELSGDLTDRCAVVVGIGLNMHLPAAAAEAIGQPWIDLAEVRPGISRNALVAALLDELLPMLSDYAGAGFAHWREEWLALDQFAGADVCVQSAQQRWCGIARGVDASGALLLEMDGEQKVFHGGEVSLRAAGQNPGPGAGQEPIGSGDKT from the coding sequence ATGAATTTGGTCCCGCGTAATCCCGTCAACCCTGTCACTGGCACCGTCGAACCTTTACGCCCGCTGCTGAATCTGCTGGCGGATGGCGAAGTCCATTCCGGTGAATCCCTCGGTGAAGCACTGGGGGTGAGTCGGGCGGCCGTCTGGAAACAGCTGCAAAAACTGGAGCCGCTGGGGCTGCAGGTCGAGTCCGTAAAAGGGCGCGGCTACCGCTTGCCCGGTGGACTGGACTTGCTGGCGGAGAGCGATATTCGACGCCACCTTGCCGGGGATACTGGCGGATTGTTGTCGCAGATACAGATTTTCGATCAGGTAGATTCCACCAATGCCCGTCTGCTAAGTGCGCTGGATGCCGGTAGTGGGCACGGCCTGGTGATGCTGGCGGAGCAGCAGACTGCCGGGCGCGGTCGGCGTGGCCGCAGCTGGGAAAGCCCTTTTGCTTCGGGTATCAGTATTTCCATCGGGTGGCAGTTCAGCGGCGGCGTTCAGTTGCTGGAGGGATTGAGTCTTGCGGTGGGGGTGGCGCTGGTGCGAGCGCTGGCGAAATTCGATGTGCCGGACCTGCGCCTGAAATGGCCGAATGATGTCTGGTGTCGTGGGCGTAAGCTTGCCGGGGTATTGCTGGAGTTGAGTGGCGACCTCACTGACCGCTGCGCGGTAGTGGTGGGGATAGGGCTGAACATGCATTTGCCGGCAGCGGCTGCCGAGGCCATCGGCCAGCCCTGGATTGATCTGGCGGAGGTGCGTCCTGGCATTTCCCGCAACGCTCTGGTCGCTGCCTTGCTCGATGAGCTACTGCCAATGCTGTCCGACTATGCCGGTGCCGGTTTTGCACACTGGCGTGAGGAGTGGTTGGCGCTGGACCAGTTTGCCGGCGCTGATGTTTGCGTACAGTCTGCCCAGCAGCGCTGGTGTGGAATCGCCCGTGGGGTCGACGCAAGTGGCGCGCTGTTACTGGAAATGGATGGCGAGCAAAAAGTATTCCATGGTGGTGAGGTATCGTTGCGGGCTGCCGGGCAGAATCCAGGGCCGGGGGCGGGGCAAGAGCCGATAGGGTCGGGTGACAAAACTTGA
- the alr gene encoding alanine racemase: protein MTEDECEGVLSIDLSAIAGNYARMRGRLSARSRCGAVVKADAYGLGMARVAPVLYQEGCRDFFVATLREGEALRVLVADDARIFILTGVRPGFEQRCVAARLIPVLVSVAQLRAWSDVAGTGMAAAPCALKLDSGMTRLGMGAAEFNQLLQTPALLQQVNLQLVLSHLACADEPGHPQNAAQLAFFDDAVSRLRKLCPQVEASLANSAGICLGDAYHFDLVRPGCSLYGVNPEPGTKNSMSAVVNLRLPVLQLRQVDGDSWVGYGATQSVTAGSWLAVVRGGYADGMLRSLSGCGHGMAVVGGEKIRVPILGRVSMDTTVFDISALSPSQRGQLGAIEVLGPELGVDDMGAAAGTIGYEILTALGRRYCRRYL, encoded by the coding sequence ATGACTGAAGACGAGTGCGAAGGGGTCTTGAGTATTGATCTGAGTGCCATCGCTGGGAATTACGCCCGGATGCGTGGCCGGCTCAGCGCCCGCAGCCGCTGCGGTGCTGTGGTCAAGGCCGATGCGTACGGACTGGGTATGGCGCGCGTCGCCCCTGTTTTGTACCAGGAGGGTTGTCGGGACTTTTTCGTTGCCACCCTCCGTGAAGGGGAGGCGCTGCGGGTACTGGTTGCGGATGATGCGCGCATTTTCATTCTGACCGGTGTCCGTCCGGGCTTTGAGCAGCGCTGTGTTGCCGCACGCCTGATTCCGGTGCTGGTGAGCGTGGCTCAGCTGCGCGCCTGGAGCGATGTCGCCGGAACCGGAATGGCGGCGGCGCCCTGTGCACTCAAGCTGGACTCCGGCATGACCCGTCTGGGAATGGGAGCGGCAGAGTTTAACCAACTGCTTCAGACGCCGGCGCTGTTGCAACAAGTCAACCTGCAACTGGTTCTCAGCCACCTCGCCTGCGCCGATGAACCCGGGCACCCGCAGAATGCGGCGCAACTGGCGTTTTTCGACGACGCAGTTTCCCGGTTGCGCAAGCTGTGCCCGCAAGTGGAGGCCAGTCTGGCCAACTCCGCGGGTATTTGTCTCGGAGACGCCTACCATTTCGATCTGGTGCGCCCCGGCTGCTCGCTCTACGGCGTGAACCCGGAGCCGGGAACAAAAAATTCCATGTCTGCTGTGGTTAACCTGCGTCTGCCGGTGCTGCAGCTGCGCCAGGTCGATGGCGATAGCTGGGTCGGCTACGGTGCAACCCAGTCGGTGACAGCCGGCAGCTGGCTGGCTGTGGTGAGGGGCGGCTATGCAGATGGCATGCTGCGCTCCCTGAGCGGTTGTGGACACGGCATGGCGGTGGTCGGCGGAGAGAAAATCCGGGTGCCCATTTTGGGGCGCGTTTCCATGGATACCACAGTGTTTGATATTTCCGCGCTCAGCCCTTCTCAGCGTGGTCAGCTGGGGGCCATTGAGGTTCTCGGGCCTGAGCTGGGTGTCGATGATATGGGCGCGGCCGCGGGTACCATTGGTTACGAAATTCTCACCGCCCTGGGGCGCCGCTACTGTCGCCGCTATCTCTGA
- a CDS encoding ABC transporter permease codes for MSTNNLAQQWMQGWKRMAPLLRKELLEAWRDRRALLMAVCFSLLFPAALTGGMVFIAKKQTQEVTRVALLGAERAPLIQQQLQSPDLEIEVLDSGEPRDLLAGDYDLVLVVAEDFARRYQEFRAPRLYLYLNSSDTSSGRAQRDLQERLGELQQMVVIQRLSARGVAPQLLAPWQLETRDVSTPSSRGALILATVPGLLIMTLFIACLATSVDSSAGERERLSLETLLLQPIPGWQIITAKMLAAASLGWLGALLAIGALVALMPVMPLAEFGIQQATTPGSVVAMGLLLLPLALLVAVLQILLALRSQSFKDAQTQLSIFQIAPVMLLTILDIAQVKLADSWQLLPMIGQQQWLKGLLVGDSVSPLWMLAGSAVTLLLVAAAVAFGARALQRESLLSAA; via the coding sequence ATGAGTACCAACAATTTGGCGCAACAATGGATGCAGGGCTGGAAGCGGATGGCACCGCTGTTGCGCAAGGAACTGCTGGAAGCCTGGCGTGACCGACGCGCCTTGCTGATGGCCGTGTGCTTTTCGTTGTTGTTTCCCGCGGCACTGACCGGGGGCATGGTGTTTATCGCTAAAAAGCAGACCCAGGAAGTCACGCGGGTGGCACTGCTGGGAGCGGAGCGCGCACCCTTGATCCAGCAGCAGCTGCAGTCGCCCGACCTGGAAATTGAGGTGCTGGATAGCGGCGAGCCCCGTGACCTGCTGGCCGGCGATTACGATCTGGTGCTGGTGGTCGCGGAGGATTTCGCCCGCCGTTACCAGGAGTTTCGTGCGCCGCGGCTGTACCTGTACCTCAACAGCTCGGATACCAGCAGCGGGCGCGCCCAGCGCGACTTGCAGGAGCGCCTCGGGGAGCTGCAGCAGATGGTGGTCATCCAGCGGTTGTCTGCACGGGGCGTAGCACCGCAGCTGCTGGCGCCCTGGCAGCTGGAAACCCGCGACGTCAGCACGCCTTCGAGCCGGGGCGCGTTGATACTCGCCACGGTGCCCGGACTGTTGATCATGACGCTGTTTATCGCCTGCCTGGCAACCTCGGTGGACAGTTCTGCCGGTGAGCGCGAGCGCCTGAGTCTCGAAACCCTGTTGCTGCAGCCGATTCCTGGCTGGCAGATCATAACTGCAAAAATGCTCGCCGCGGCAAGCCTCGGTTGGCTGGGGGCGCTCTTGGCCATTGGTGCCCTGGTCGCATTGATGCCGGTGATGCCGCTGGCGGAATTCGGTATTCAGCAGGCCACAACGCCGGGCAGTGTTGTGGCCATGGGGCTGCTACTGTTGCCGTTGGCACTGCTGGTGGCGGTGCTGCAGATACTGCTGGCACTGCGTTCGCAGTCTTTCAAGGACGCCCAGACCCAGCTGAGCATTTTCCAGATCGCGCCGGTCATGTTGTTGACGATACTGGATATCGCGCAGGTCAAACTGGCGGATAGCTGGCAGTTGTTGCCCATGATTGGCCAGCAACAGTGGTTGAAAGGTTTGCTGGTAGGCGATTCGGTTTCGCCGCTTTGGATGCTGGCGGGCTCCGCCGTTACCCTTTTACTGGTAGCGGCGGCTGTTGCTTTTGGCGCGCGTGCTTTGCAGCGTGAAAGCCTGTTGTCTGCGGCGTGA
- a CDS encoding ATP-binding cassette domain-containing protein has product MIRIENISKSFGATPVLKNLNFDVPDGRITALLGANGAGKTSCLRIICGLLKADSGRVLVGDADPAQDPMAARRQLGVVGDREGLYERLTVREYLASFAQMQGLGGAELVDALSAVREELELEALWDRRMKGFSQGERMKVSLARALVHRPPHLILDEPTRGLDVLAVRLLRKTLLRLRAAGTTILFSSHVMPEVAELSDRVLVMAAGQIVGSGTPQELATETGCDNLEDSFVALAYGQRPAAEQGEPA; this is encoded by the coding sequence ATGATCCGGATTGAAAACATCAGCAAGTCGTTCGGTGCGACCCCGGTACTGAAAAACCTCAACTTTGATGTGCCCGATGGCCGTATTACCGCATTGCTTGGTGCCAATGGCGCCGGCAAAACCAGTTGCCTGCGGATTATCTGTGGTCTGCTCAAGGCGGATTCCGGACGGGTACTGGTCGGGGATGCGGATCCTGCGCAGGACCCCATGGCGGCGCGCCGGCAGCTGGGTGTGGTAGGGGATCGCGAGGGGCTCTATGAGCGCCTGACGGTGCGCGAGTACCTGGCGTCTTTTGCTCAGATGCAGGGGCTGGGTGGCGCAGAATTGGTGGATGCGCTGAGTGCTGTGCGCGAAGAGCTGGAACTGGAAGCGCTGTGGGACAGGCGTATGAAGGGCTTCTCCCAGGGGGAGCGAATGAAGGTGTCCCTGGCACGGGCACTGGTGCATCGTCCTCCGCACCTGATTCTGGATGAGCCCACACGCGGCCTCGATGTACTGGCGGTGCGGCTGCTGCGCAAGACGCTGCTGCGGCTGCGGGCGGCGGGCACCACCATTCTTTTTTCCAGCCATGTAATGCCGGAAGTGGCCGAGTTATCCGACCGGGTACTGGTTATGGCGGCGGGGCAGATCGTCGGCAGTGGCACCCCGCAAGAGCTGGCCACAGAGACCGGCTGCGATAACCTGGAAGACAGTTTTGTCGCGCTGGCCTATGGGCAGCGCCCGGCAGCGGAACAGGGAGAGCCCGCATGA
- a CDS encoding alpha/beta fold hydrolase gives MCGSAASADDRSQAAQAWQAPASEACYADGWAESLRCYQIPVDDAGEVALSVLVAPALNSGQQEPLYLLAGGPGQAASDLARLLNPLRKLNRGRDIVMVDRRGGGRSDAFDCGLKEDVPSDLDQFSRRLAECYAGAGERPLTINSRQTVEDLESVRQALGHPRISLWGGSWGTRTALLYQQWYPDSLQSLVLDGVAPIDTKVFLAAGAAEAALQELQLACSQDPACAGFGDWRRQLDVLLANWSEEQARAFPDPMTGRPSEEPVEAWVLASALRTALYDPASAAQLPFAITEASRGNYAPLSGIFGLFAKMEGAMSMGLTFSVACAEEMNRISAADIAEDTAGSFVGDAFIRTFVKGCDVWPVPARPYDKPEERGHPVLLISGSADPITPPLYAEQQLDYLPNRQHLVVQGGAISIPRGAVCPT, from the coding sequence TTGTGCGGTTCCGCGGCAAGCGCGGATGACCGCTCCCAGGCCGCGCAAGCCTGGCAGGCTCCCGCGAGTGAAGCCTGTTACGCCGACGGCTGGGCAGAGTCCCTGCGCTGTTACCAGATCCCGGTGGACGATGCCGGTGAGGTAGCGCTGTCGGTGCTGGTGGCGCCGGCGCTGAACAGTGGCCAGCAAGAGCCGCTGTATCTGCTGGCCGGGGGGCCGGGGCAGGCGGCCAGTGATCTGGCGCGGTTGCTGAACCCCCTGCGCAAACTGAACCGGGGGCGGGATATTGTGATGGTAGATCGCCGCGGCGGTGGCCGTTCCGATGCGTTCGACTGCGGCCTGAAGGAAGATGTGCCGTCAGACCTGGATCAGTTTTCCCGCCGTTTGGCCGAGTGCTATGCCGGTGCTGGTGAGCGCCCGCTGACCATCAACAGCCGCCAGACAGTTGAGGATCTGGAAAGCGTGCGCCAGGCGCTTGGGCACCCACGGATTTCTCTCTGGGGAGGCTCCTGGGGCACGCGCACCGCGCTGCTGTATCAGCAGTGGTATCCGGATTCCCTTCAGAGTCTGGTGCTCGATGGCGTGGCGCCAATAGACACCAAGGTATTTCTCGCGGCCGGTGCTGCGGAGGCGGCGCTGCAGGAATTGCAACTTGCCTGTAGCCAAGACCCGGCATGCGCAGGCTTCGGAGACTGGCGCCGCCAGCTCGACGTGCTGCTGGCGAACTGGAGTGAAGAGCAGGCGCGCGCTTTTCCCGATCCCATGACCGGCCGACCTTCTGAGGAACCCGTGGAAGCCTGGGTACTGGCCAGTGCCTTGCGCACGGCGCTGTACGATCCGGCCTCTGCGGCGCAACTGCCTTTTGCCATCACCGAAGCGAGCCGCGGCAACTATGCGCCGCTGTCCGGCATTTTTGGCCTGTTTGCAAAAATGGAAGGCGCCATGTCCATGGGGCTTACCTTCTCGGTTGCCTGTGCCGAGGAAATGAATCGGATTAGCGCTGCGGATATTGCCGAAGACACCGCTGGCTCTTTTGTTGGTGATGCCTTCATTCGCACTTTTGTGAAAGGCTGCGATGTGTGGCCGGTACCGGCGCGCCCCTACGACAAGCCCGAAGAGCGCGGTCATCCGGTGCTGCTGATTTCCGGTAGCGCCGACCCCATTACCCCACCGCTGTATGCCGAGCAACAGCTCGATTATCTGCCGAATCGGCAGCATCTTGTGGTACAGGGGGGGGCCATATCAATTCCGCGCGGGGCTGTATGCCCGACCTGA
- a CDS encoding aldo/keto reductase family oxidoreductase: MQRVPSSLLSDFSLSRIAFGLWRLTDWNYSPCERLSLFEQMLDLGVTTFDLADIYGDYRCEQSFGEALKLKPELRARMEIVSKCSIRLAGAASGARINHYDTSAEHVRGAVETSLRDMGVEQMDLLLLHRPDPLMDADALAGVLEQLVAEGKVKHLGVSNFLPHQVDLLQSRLSLPLVANQIEVSLLHSQPLFDGQLDHCQQHRIIPMAWSPFAGGRLFTGEDTDSARVRSALQALCKTRGLSEENGTMQLALSWLLKHPSQMVPVLGSGNPQRLVAALAALEMELDREEWFELLRAGRGRDVD; encoded by the coding sequence ATGCAGCGCGTACCATCCTCTCTCCTCTCCGATTTTTCCCTTTCCCGTATCGCCTTTGGCCTGTGGCGGCTGACGGACTGGAACTACTCTCCATGCGAGCGTCTGAGCCTGTTTGAGCAGATGCTCGACCTGGGTGTTACCACTTTTGACCTGGCGGATATTTACGGGGATTACCGCTGCGAGCAGTCTTTTGGCGAGGCACTGAAGCTGAAGCCGGAACTGCGTGCGCGCATGGAAATTGTCAGTAAGTGCAGTATTCGCCTCGCCGGCGCCGCCTCGGGTGCGCGTATCAATCACTACGACACCAGTGCGGAACACGTGCGCGGTGCGGTGGAAACCAGCCTGCGGGATATGGGTGTCGAGCAGATGGACCTGTTGCTGTTGCACCGCCCGGACCCGCTGATGGATGCGGATGCGCTGGCAGGCGTACTGGAGCAACTGGTGGCCGAAGGCAAGGTAAAACACCTCGGCGTGTCCAATTTCCTGCCGCATCAGGTAGACCTTTTGCAGTCGCGCTTGTCGCTGCCACTGGTGGCAAACCAGATTGAAGTTTCCCTGCTGCATTCCCAACCCCTGTTCGACGGCCAGCTGGATCATTGCCAGCAGCACCGGATCATTCCCATGGCCTGGTCGCCATTTGCTGGTGGACGTTTATTTACCGGCGAAGATACGGATTCCGCGCGCGTACGAAGCGCTTTGCAGGCATTGTGCAAAACCCGCGGATTGAGCGAGGAGAATGGCACCATGCAACTGGCACTGAGTTGGCTGCTGAAGCACCCTTCTCAGATGGTGCCGGTATTGGGAAGTGGTAACCCGCAACGACTGGTTGCGGCTCTCGCTGCTCTGGAAATGGAATTGGATCGGGAAGAGTGGTTTGAATTGCTGCGCGCTGGGCGTGGGCGGGATGTGGACTGA
- a CDS encoding phytase: MAFKTFYKVAAALATAGVLSACGPQIEKTAAEPKRITSQQQLALTDVVSSQLAPLALGGKDYLLLASEKRGLVLVTGEGEEKLALDGGTVERFALQQLADDSWLIAVYDEDGAELQLRLLDVEDGSPRIRYLASMATTAPQVAMCFSRQAGRTHLFAIDENGLGHEYVVHPREQAWEFTGLRPLYFGEQVSSCVVDDRSGKLLVAQPPLGIWSLNADAEMDEAREVFVAASELPAGEFGGLWLDSSSGNLWLTGGEKVLAFNINAPGQGPLFVEALADIEPVSAAVQQGALLALEEESDQVHRFAVTLPEPAAEMQAFRSPVEIPRVRASGQTAPVQSGGDAADDPAIWVNPVNPSASLILGTDKKSGLSVYDLNGKLLEHFAVGRVNNVDLRPMQHGKFVAIAAATNRTDPGVSLFGISAAGEVEYLGLRNLEMDDPYGLCVYRKGADLMTWVSDKDGAVQLLQIVPGTGNVDWSLEKVATLQVESQVEGCVVDDEKQMLFFGEEDGGIWRLDIAAFLSGEAKPQLIAPVDGERLAADVEGMGLYHAGDKSYLVVSSQGNNSYALFSRDGSQFVGHFKVDINLDKNLDGSSETDGLEVSSASFGSQYPQGLLVVQDGRNRMPSQTQNFKLVSWADIAETLQLK, from the coding sequence ATGGCGTTCAAAACCTTTTATAAAGTTGCAGCCGCTCTGGCCACCGCCGGTGTGTTAAGCGCCTGCGGCCCCCAGATTGAGAAAACCGCCGCGGAACCAAAGCGGATTACCTCGCAGCAGCAACTTGCTCTAACGGATGTGGTCTCCAGTCAGCTGGCACCACTGGCGCTTGGCGGCAAGGATTACCTGCTGCTGGCCAGTGAAAAGCGCGGCCTGGTGCTGGTCACTGGCGAGGGCGAAGAAAAACTGGCACTGGATGGCGGTACCGTCGAGCGCTTTGCGTTGCAACAGCTGGCCGATGACAGCTGGTTGATCGCGGTCTACGACGAAGACGGCGCTGAATTGCAGTTGCGCCTGCTGGACGTGGAAGACGGCAGCCCGCGCATTCGCTACCTGGCGTCCATGGCCACCACAGCGCCGCAAGTCGCCATGTGCTTTTCCCGCCAGGCGGGGCGGACCCACCTGTTTGCCATCGATGAAAATGGCCTGGGCCACGAATATGTGGTGCATCCCCGGGAGCAGGCGTGGGAGTTTACCGGCCTGCGTCCGCTGTACTTCGGTGAACAGGTGTCCTCCTGTGTGGTCGATGACCGCAGTGGCAAGCTGCTGGTAGCTCAGCCGCCCCTGGGAATCTGGAGCCTGAATGCGGACGCGGAAATGGACGAGGCGCGCGAAGTCTTCGTCGCCGCCAGCGAATTGCCGGCGGGCGAGTTCGGCGGCCTGTGGCTGGACAGCAGCAGTGGCAACCTGTGGCTTACCGGTGGTGAGAAGGTACTGGCGTTCAATATCAATGCACCCGGCCAGGGCCCGCTGTTTGTCGAAGCGCTGGCGGACATTGAGCCGGTTTCCGCGGCGGTGCAGCAGGGCGCATTACTGGCGCTGGAAGAAGAAAGTGACCAGGTGCACCGCTTTGCAGTGACCCTACCGGAGCCCGCGGCGGAAATGCAGGCATTCCGTAGCCCAGTGGAAATACCGCGGGTACGTGCCAGCGGCCAGACGGCACCGGTGCAATCCGGGGGCGATGCCGCCGACGACCCGGCAATCTGGGTCAACCCGGTCAACCCGTCGGCCAGCCTGATTCTGGGGACCGACAAGAAAAGTGGTCTCAGCGTCTACGATCTGAACGGCAAGCTACTGGAGCACTTTGCGGTGGGCCGCGTTAATAACGTGGATCTACGGCCGATGCAGCACGGCAAATTTGTTGCCATCGCCGCTGCCACCAATCGCACCGATCCCGGTGTCAGCCTGTTCGGTATCAGCGCTGCCGGTGAAGTGGAATACCTGGGCCTGCGCAATCTGGAAATGGACGACCCCTACGGGCTCTGTGTTTACCGCAAGGGCGCGGACCTGATGACCTGGGTGTCGGATAAAGACGGCGCCGTGCAGTTACTGCAGATAGTGCCTGGCACGGGCAATGTGGACTGGAGTCTGGAAAAAGTTGCCACACTCCAGGTTGAGAGCCAGGTGGAAGGTTGTGTCGTCGATGATGAGAAACAGATGTTGTTCTTCGGCGAAGAAGACGGCGGCATCTGGCGCCTGGACATTGCCGCTTTCCTCAGTGGTGAAGCCAAGCCGCAGCTGATCGCACCGGTGGATGGCGAGCGCCTGGCGGCGGACGTGGAAGGCATGGGCCTCTATCACGCGGGCGACAAGAGCTACCTGGTGGTGTCCAGTCAGGGTAATAACAGCTATGCGCTGTTCAGCCGCGACGGCAGCCAGTTTGTGGGCCACTTCAAGGTGGACATCAACCTGGATAAAAACCTCGATGGCAGCTCGGAAACCGACGGCCTGGAAGTTTCAAGTGCGTCGTTCGGCAGCCAGTACCCGCAGGGCTTGCTGGTGGTACAGGACGGCCGCAACCGCATGCCGAGCCAGACGCAGAACTTCAAGCTGGTATCCTGGGCGGACATCGCCGAGACCCTGCAGCTGAAGTAA
- a CDS encoding TonB-dependent receptor produces MTKVVFNLKMLAPIAAAVISVNAGAQQATEQAAGKQGELMETIVVTAQAANARSDIERQRDSNKVVAVQTSEAIGELPDANVTEALQRMAGVFIARDQGEGRFVGVRGIDPNLNASTINGMSLPAPETDSRAVALDVIPSDLLASLEVFKTLTPDISADSIGGAIEIKSINALDHDGQTYKVTVEHGYGELQGENSPKLAGTYTNKFDLNGRTLGVAIAASHQERNFGSENVETDGVWEEFTALDGSEGITAAEIEQRDYTVTRERTGLAANFDLEVSEGHQLYLHSLYSDFSDSEERQRNSYKLDEENDDPDTISGSAVIWSDAALEKELKDRYEEQEILSLVVGGSHDLNNWGVEYALGFSHAEESEPHRRDTTFVQEGLELGYTRAGKIPQMVASGSALDAASYELDELVIEDNYTDDEEVSFRIDIRRDIDVAGKPSELKFGLQERRREKTGDLNATVYDGFGGDFTLADFANNGIEYGLGTFGPGVNKAALNAFINANLADFDVDETDTALDSARDYVMNEDITAFYVMNDIDFGRANLVYGVRYEATDFSGQGYRVAESGEAIPGSEEIAEDVYASAVEYQSDYSKLFPSVNFKFDYSENIVLRAAYTESLSRPSFGDLNPSPAAIEYDEGELEVEAGNPLLDPYEARNFDASFEYYADALGMFSVGAFYKQIDNFVVTADVASTADYSMYVGSLAVEEAEIFQPINGDKATLTGAELSWTRGFDNGFLLRANATMTDSEASLGLGADTERSDKIALPSQADLVANFIVGYERDALSLRLSTAYKGERLLEVDLEDEAFDLYEDNHMQVDLSAKYRFENGMQVFFNAVNLTDEPFYANRRGYNGQYEEYGPAYVLGVTYSTF; encoded by the coding sequence ATGACCAAGGTTGTATTCAATCTGAAAATGCTGGCGCCTATTGCGGCGGCGGTAATTAGCGTCAATGCTGGCGCACAGCAAGCCACTGAACAGGCAGCGGGAAAGCAGGGCGAGCTGATGGAGACTATCGTGGTCACCGCACAGGCCGCCAATGCCCGCAGTGATATCGAGCGTCAGCGCGACTCCAATAAAGTCGTTGCGGTACAAACCTCCGAGGCCATTGGCGAACTGCCGGATGCCAATGTGACCGAAGCCCTGCAGCGTATGGCTGGCGTTTTTATTGCCCGAGACCAGGGTGAAGGCCGCTTTGTCGGTGTGCGTGGTATTGATCCCAACTTGAACGCTTCTACCATCAACGGCATGAGCCTGCCGGCACCGGAAACCGACAGCCGTGCGGTGGCCCTGGACGTGATTCCGTCTGACCTGCTGGCGAGCCTGGAAGTCTTCAAGACCCTGACCCCGGACATCAGCGCCGACTCCATCGGTGGTGCCATTGAGATCAAGAGCATTAACGCACTGGATCACGACGGCCAGACATACAAGGTGACCGTAGAGCATGGCTACGGCGAGTTGCAGGGTGAAAATAGCCCCAAGCTGGCCGGTACCTACACCAATAAATTCGACCTTAACGGACGCACTCTGGGCGTTGCCATTGCCGCCTCTCATCAGGAGCGCAACTTCGGTTCCGAGAACGTGGAAACCGATGGTGTGTGGGAAGAGTTTACTGCGCTGGACGGGAGCGAAGGTATCACTGCTGCAGAAATCGAGCAGCGCGATTACACCGTTACCCGTGAGCGCACCGGTCTCGCCGCCAACTTCGACCTGGAAGTTTCCGAAGGCCATCAGCTTTATCTGCACAGCCTCTACTCAGATTTTTCCGACAGTGAGGAGCGCCAGCGCAATTCTTACAAGTTGGATGAAGAGAACGACGACCCGGATACCATTTCCGGTAGCGCGGTAATCTGGTCCGATGCGGCTTTGGAAAAGGAACTGAAAGACCGCTATGAAGAGCAGGAGATCCTGTCTCTGGTGGTCGGCGGTTCCCACGACTTGAACAACTGGGGTGTTGAGTACGCGCTGGGCTTCTCCCACGCAGAAGAGTCCGAGCCGCACCGCCGCGACACTACCTTCGTTCAGGAAGGTCTGGAACTGGGTTACACCCGCGCCGGTAAAATTCCGCAGATGGTTGCCAGCGGCAGTGCTCTGGATGCCGCCAGCTATGAGCTGGATGAGCTGGTGATCGAAGACAACTACACCGACGATGAAGAAGTCAGCTTCCGCATCGACATCCGTCGCGATATTGACGTTGCTGGCAAGCCGTCCGAGCTGAAGTTTGGTCTGCAGGAGCGTCGCCGCGAAAAAACCGGTGACCTGAATGCCACCGTATACGATGGCTTCGGCGGTGACTTCACCCTCGCAGACTTTGCCAACAACGGTATCGAATACGGCCTCGGTACCTTCGGTCCGGGCGTAAACAAAGCCGCATTGAACGCCTTTATCAATGCCAACCTCGCCGACTTCGACGTCGACGAAACCGATACTGCTCTGGATAGTGCGCGCGACTATGTGATGAACGAAGACATCACTGCGTTTTACGTAATGAACGACATTGATTTCGGCCGCGCCAACCTGGTTTACGGTGTGCGCTACGAAGCCACCGATTTTTCCGGCCAGGGCTACCGTGTAGCGGAATCCGGCGAAGCCATCCCCGGCTCTGAGGAAATCGCCGAAGACGTTTACGCTTCAGCCGTGGAATACCAGAGCGATTACAGCAAGCTGTTCCCGAGCGTGAACTTCAAGTTCGACTACAGCGAAAATATCGTACTGCGTGCGGCCTACACCGAGTCTCTGTCCCGTCCGTCCTTTGGTGACCTGAACCCGTCTCCGGCTGCCATCGAATACGATGAGGGCGAGCTGGAAGTGGAAGCCGGCAACCCGCTGCTGGACCCCTATGAAGCGCGCAACTTCGACGCTTCTTTCGAGTACTACGCTGACGCACTGGGCATGTTCTCCGTCGGTGCTTTCTACAAGCAGATCGACAACTTCGTGGTCACTGCCGACGTGGCCAGCACTGCAGACTACAGCATGTATGTGGGAAGCCTGGCAGTGGAAGAAGCGGAAATCTTCCAGCCAATCAACGGTGACAAAGCGACCCTGACCGGTGCCGAACTGTCCTGGACCCGTGGATTCGACAACGGTTTCCTGCTGCGTGCCAACGCCACCATGACCGACTCCGAAGCGAGCCTGGGCCTGGGTGCAGACACTGAACGCAGTGACAAGATCGCACTGCCTTCCCAGGCGGATCTGGTGGCTAACTTCATCGTTGGCTACGAGCGCGACGCCCTGAGTCTGCGTCTGTCCACCGCCTACAAAGGCGAGCGCTTGCTGGAAGTGGATCTGGAAGACGAAGCCTTCGACCTGTATGAAGACAACCACATGCAGGTAGATTTGTCCGCCAAGTACCGCTTCGAAAACGGCATGCAGGTGTTCTTCAATGCGGTCAACCTCACCGACGAACCTTTCTACGCCAACCGTCGCGGCTATAACGGCCAGTACGAAGAGTACGGCCCTGCCTACGTGCTGGGTGTCACCTACAGCACTTTCTAA